From Bdellovibrionales bacterium, one genomic window encodes:
- the gltX gene encoding glutamate--tRNA ligase, which produces MTVFVRFAPSPTGSLHIGNIRAALFNVLFARQHGGRFLLRMDDTDQERSTPAFEQGIKDDMTWLGLTWDAYAKQSERTARYQEVLESLKASGRVYPCFETADELGLKRKTQLGRGLPPVYDRAALKLAPDEIATLIAQGKKPHWRFKLNAGDVSWDDLIQKHKIFPASSLSDPVIVREDGVPLYTFCSVVDDADMGITHIIRGEDHVTNTSVQIQLWQAITDKPAPQWAHYPLMVNITGEAMSKRLGTMSIASLRDELHLEAMAINALLAKLGTSDPVTPCLSLDELAGTFDLAKISRSTVKFDLEELKHMSAKILHMTPFASIGARLDALGLGHVTEDFWNAVRTNLMTIEDVRLWWHVANGPVTPLIDDKAFVGEAAALLPPTPWDETTWQSWTGAVKDKTGRKGKELFMPLRRALTGMDHGPELKTLLPLIGRERALARLSGEQA; this is translated from the coding sequence ATGACTGTATTTGTACGCTTTGCGCCCTCGCCCACCGGTTCTTTGCATATTGGCAATATCCGTGCGGCCCTGTTCAATGTCCTTTTCGCCCGCCAGCATGGCGGACGCTTTCTGTTGCGTATGGATGATACGGATCAGGAGCGCTCTACCCCCGCGTTTGAGCAAGGTATCAAAGACGATATGACATGGCTAGGCCTGACATGGGATGCCTATGCCAAGCAGTCAGAGCGCACGGCGCGCTATCAGGAAGTTTTGGAATCGCTGAAAGCCAGCGGCCGCGTCTATCCCTGTTTTGAGACGGCGGATGAGCTGGGCCTTAAGCGCAAAACCCAATTGGGTCGCGGCCTGCCGCCCGTTTATGACCGCGCCGCGCTGAAGCTCGCGCCGGATGAGATTGCCACGCTGATCGCGCAGGGCAAGAAACCACATTGGCGCTTTAAGCTGAACGCGGGCGACGTTTCATGGGATGATCTGATCCAAAAGCACAAGATTTTCCCCGCCTCCTCTTTGTCCGATCCCGTGATTGTGCGCGAAGACGGCGTGCCGCTTTACACCTTTTGCTCGGTCGTGGACGATGCCGATATGGGCATCACACATATCATTCGCGGCGAGGATCACGTCACCAACACCTCCGTACAAATCCAGCTGTGGCAAGCGATCACGGACAAGCCCGCGCCGCAATGGGCGCATTATCCTTTGATGGTCAACATCACGGGCGAGGCCATGAGCAAACGCCTTGGCACGATGAGCATCGCGTCCTTGCGCGACGAGCTTCACCTAGAGGCCATGGCGATCAACGCCCTTTTGGCCAAACTAGGCACGTCCGATCCCGTTACGCCTTGCCTCAGCCTTGATGAGCTGGCGGGCACGTTTGACCTTGCCAAAATCTCGCGCTCGACAGTCAAGTTTGATTTGGAAGAGCTGAAGCATATGAGCGCCAAAATCCTGCATATGACACCCTTTGCTTCCATCGGCGCGCGGCTGGATGCTCTGGGCCTTGGGCACGTTACGGAAGATTTCTGGAACGCTGTTCGCACCAATCTGATGACGATTGAGGATGTTCGCCTGTGGTGGCATGTCGCCAACGGCCCCGTCACGCCACTGATCGACGATAAGGCGTTTGTGGGCGAGGCCGCCGCGCTGCTGCCCCCCACGCCGTGGGATGAAACAACGTGGCAGAGCTGGACAGGCGCGGTTAAAGATAAAACGGGCCGCAAGGGCAAAGAGCTGTTTATGCCACTGCGCCGCGCCCTGACGGGCATGGATCACGGGCCAGAGCTGAAAACACTGCTGCCACTCATCGGACGGGAACGGGCGCTGGCGCGATTGAGCGGGGAGCAGGCATGA
- the cysS gene encoding cysteine--tRNA ligase, with protein MTTLHLYNTLSRTKEVFEPLDSANVRMYVCGPTVYDFAHIGNARPIVVFDTLYRLLKRHFPKVTYARNITDVDDKILARAKERGISIQELTIGTTKMFHQDMDHLNALRPDHEPRATAYIAPMIALTQTLIDKGHAYEAEGHVLFSVQSMADYGKLSRRTRDELIAGSRVEIAPYKKDPADFVLWKPAPEGGEGWDSPWGYGRPGWHLECSAMADDLLGTTFDIHGGGLDLIFPHHENEIAQSACAHDGAPPAKYWVHNGFLTVNGEKMSKSLGNFFTVHELLDEAPGEALRLSLLQSHYRQPCDFTKDNLMQCKATLDKWYGALRSVKDIPVIASSSSVIPEAIEAALLDDLNTPLAISHIHELVGELNRATTDEAKAALKAALLAAGDALGLLQQDAESWLKGAGTADGLSDAAIDAQIEARLAAKKAKNFAESDRIRDALAQQGVILEDSASGTTWRRG; from the coding sequence ATGACCACCCTTCACCTTTACAACACCCTCTCCCGCACCAAGGAAGTGTTCGAGCCACTCGATTCAGCCAACGTTCGCATGTATGTCTGCGGCCCCACGGTGTATGACTTCGCGCATATCGGCAACGCGCGGCCTATCGTGGTATTTGACACGCTTTATCGCCTCCTCAAGCGACACTTTCCCAAAGTCACCTATGCCCGCAATATCACGGACGTGGATGACAAAATCCTAGCGCGTGCCAAAGAACGCGGCATCTCGATACAAGAGCTGACCATCGGCACAACAAAAATGTTCCATCAGGACATGGATCATCTGAACGCACTTCGCCCCGATCATGAGCCTCGCGCCACAGCCTATATCGCGCCGATGATCGCGCTTACGCAAACGCTGATCGACAAAGGCCATGCCTATGAAGCGGAAGGGCACGTCCTGTTTAGCGTTCAATCGATGGCGGATTACGGCAAGCTTTCCCGCCGCACGCGTGATGAGCTGATTGCCGGATCCCGCGTCGAAATCGCGCCGTACAAAAAAGACCCTGCGGATTTTGTCCTGTGGAAGCCCGCGCCCGAAGGTGGTGAGGGATGGGACAGCCCGTGGGGCTATGGACGCCCCGGCTGGCATTTGGAATGCTCAGCCATGGCGGATGATTTGTTGGGCACGACGTTTGATATTCATGGCGGCGGGCTGGATTTGATTTTTCCGCATCATGAAAACGAAATCGCGCAAAGCGCGTGCGCCCATGATGGCGCGCCTCCTGCAAAATACTGGGTGCATAACGGCTTTCTCACCGTAAACGGTGAGAAGATGTCGAAGTCGCTTGGCAACTTCTTCACAGTGCATGAATTGCTGGACGAAGCGCCGGGTGAGGCGCTACGCCTATCCCTCCTTCAATCGCACTATCGCCAGCCTTGCGACTTTACCAAGGACAACCTGATGCAGTGCAAGGCGACGCTGGACAAATGGTACGGGGCGTTGAGAAGCGTGAAGGACATTCCCGTCATCGCCTCATCCTCTTCCGTTATCCCCGAAGCCATCGAGGCCGCCCTTTTGGACGACCTCAATACGCCGCTGGCTATCTCGCATATTCATGAATTGGTGGGCGAGCTAAACCGCGCCACCACGGACGAGGCAAAAGCGGCCCTGAAAGCCGCCCTGCTGGCCGCCGGAGACGCGCTGGGCCTCTTGCAACAAGACGCGGAAAGCTGGCTTAAAGGCGCAGGCACAGCGGATGGCCTTTCCGATGCCGCCATCGACGCACAAATCGAAGCCCGTCTGGCGGCTAAAAAGGCCAAAAACTTTGCCGAATCCGACCGCATCCGTGACGCCCTCGCGCAGCAAGGCGTAATCCTTGAGGATAGCGCCAGCGGCACGACATGGCGGCGGGGGTAA
- a CDS encoding cupin domain-containing protein has protein sequence MQVVGKSQGISVKKPEGTDVTYYIFPEYEIHYNEVAAGTIQPWHHHNQIEETLYIISGKIEAHWIENGAKKNKTLHTGDVVRVENTPHTFINNSSSVVAFVVFRLVLEGKDKHEVIKNDKHLDDVP, from the coding sequence ATGCAAGTTGTAGGAAAATCTCAAGGCATCTCTGTCAAAAAACCCGAAGGAACCGATGTAACCTATTACATCTTTCCTGAGTATGAGATTCATTACAACGAAGTTGCGGCAGGAACTATACAGCCTTGGCATCACCACAACCAAATCGAAGAAACGCTTTACATTATCTCTGGTAAAATTGAAGCTCATTGGATAGAAAACGGAGCGAAGAAAAACAAAACCCTTCACACTGGTGACGTTGTGCGCGTTGAAAACACGCCTCACACTTTCATCAATAATTCTTCGTCTGTCGTGGCTTTTGTTGTCTTCCGCCTCGTGTTAGAGGGCAAAGACAAACATGAGGTGATCAAAAACGACAAGCATTTGGATGATGTGCCCTAA
- a CDS encoding AbrB/MazE/SpoVT family DNA-binding domain-containing protein gives MRAKITQIGNSMGMIIPKELITAMNLKKGEEVFLTPTKDGFTITHYDEEIERQMDVVAKYAKKYRNTLRKLAD, from the coding sequence ATGCGCGCGAAAATCACACAAATCGGCAATTCCATGGGAATGATAATCCCCAAGGAACTCATCACAGCCATGAACCTCAAAAAAGGGGAAGAAGTTTTTTTGACCCCAACCAAAGACGGGTTTACGATCACACACTACGACGAGGAAATAGAAAGACAAATGGACGTCGTCGCAAAATACGCCAAGAAGTATCGCAATACTTTACGCAAGCTGGCCGACTGA
- a CDS encoding type II toxin-antitoxin system death-on-curing family toxin, whose amino-acid sequence MTKKWKWISEDVVKMTGEIQVMKQGGLSGLRDEALLDSALSRPKNLAAYDNPDVFDLAAAYAYGIISNHPFLDGNKRTGFLTACAFMDENGWEYDATEVDAYMTVMALAQKEIDEKTFAIWLKKSSKRIKKTKKEK is encoded by the coding sequence ATGACAAAAAAATGGAAATGGATTTCTGAAGACGTTGTAAAGATGACTGGTGAAATACAAGTCATGAAACAAGGCGGCTTGTCAGGCCTTCGTGACGAAGCCTTGCTGGATTCCGCCCTTTCCCGTCCCAAGAATCTAGCCGCCTATGACAATCCTGACGTTTTCGATCTAGCCGCCGCCTATGCCTATGGCATCATCAGCAATCACCCTTTTCTTGATGGCAATAAACGCACGGGGTTTCTTACCGCGTGTGCTTTTATGGATGAAAATGGATGGGAATACGATGCAACAGAGGTCGATGCCTATATGACCGTAATGGCTCTTGCCCAGAAAGAAATTGACGAAAAGACCTTCGCGATATGGCTTAAAAAATCATCAAAACGCATCAAGAAAACGAAAAAAGAAAAATGA
- a CDS encoding RNA methyltransferase, whose product MTKTAPIIILVHPQLVENIGMTARAMANCALPELRIVAPRDPWPLGDIHRQRMMAASSGADDLLENAKHYDTVKDAIADLNYVYATTARGNDMVNRIMTPRAAIPDMIERTSDGQKVGVLFGPERMGLINDYVALANAKITIPLNPDFMSLNLAQTVLLIGYEWYQANDATPENQLRVGKSRPALREEYQKFFDRFEDELDKAGYFVAEDMRPTITRNLQSTLGRAEMTEQEIRSWHGVLSALVDGPKRKKE is encoded by the coding sequence ATGACCAAGACCGCCCCCATCATTATCCTTGTTCATCCGCAGCTTGTCGAAAATATCGGCATGACGGCACGTGCAATGGCGAACTGTGCGCTGCCTGAACTGCGCATCGTCGCGCCTCGCGATCCATGGCCTCTGGGCGATATTCACAGGCAGCGCATGATGGCCGCCTCCTCTGGCGCGGACGATCTCCTTGAAAACGCCAAGCACTATGATACGGTAAAGGACGCGATTGCCGATTTGAATTACGTTTACGCCACGACGGCACGTGGCAACGACATGGTCAATCGCATCATGACCCCCCGCGCCGCTATTCCCGATATGATCGAGCGCACGTCTGACGGACAAAAGGTCGGCGTTCTTTTTGGCCCCGAACGCATGGGCCTCATCAACGATTATGTCGCACTAGCAAATGCGAAAATTACCATTCCGCTGAATCCCGACTTTATGTCGCTCAATCTGGCGCAGACGGTTTTGTTGATCGGGTATGAGTGGTATCAGGCGAACGATGCGACACCAGAAAACCAGTTGCGCGTCGGCAAAAGTCGCCCCGCTTTGCGCGAGGAATACCAGAAATTCTTTGATCGCTTTGAGGACGAGTTGGACAAGGCGGGCTATTTTGTCGCCGAGGACATGCGCCCCACCATAACGCGCAACTTGCAATCAACCTTGGGACGCGCCGAAATGACCGAACAGGAAATCCGCTCATGGCACGGGGTTTTGTCCGCGCTGGTCGATGGGCCAAAGCGCAAGAAAGAATAA
- a CDS encoding SDR family NAD(P)-dependent oxidoreductase, with product MNHHVLITGAGKRVGRVMALDLAKAGWDITIHYNTSKEEAETLAQEITALGRTVFLAQANLEKPDDIARLIPVKEAPPLTALIHNASLFIHDAEDPAGARHRAVNVDAPLALNDAFLAQLPQGCQGAIVQILDSTLIPPHMSAYARSRAAMAAMIPTLARRYAPHARINGLALGPTLKNERQSQAHFDALVAATPSHKPTEREALNRRLLALLQDEGINGTITGCDS from the coding sequence ATGAACCATCACGTCCTGATCACAGGTGCAGGCAAGCGCGTAGGCCGCGTTATGGCGCTGGATCTAGCCAAAGCCGGATGGGATATAACGATCCATTACAACACGTCGAAAGAAGAGGCTGAAACGCTGGCGCAGGAAATCACCGCGCTGGGCCGCACCGTCTTTCTGGCTCAAGCCAATCTGGAAAAACCGGACGATATCGCAAGGCTGATCCCCGTTAAGGAAGCCCCGCCGCTCACCGCCCTTATTCATAATGCCAGCCTTTTTATCCACGATGCCGAGGATCCTGCCGGTGCACGCCACCGAGCCGTGAATGTCGATGCGCCGCTGGCGCTGAACGACGCGTTTCTGGCCCAACTGCCGCAAGGCTGCCAAGGCGCCATTGTCCAGATTTTGGATAGTACCCTCATCCCGCCTCACATGAGCGCCTATGCGCGTAGCCGCGCTGCGATGGCCGCCATGATCCCCACGCTGGCGCGGCGCTATGCGCCTCACGCAAGGATCAACGGGCTTGCCCTTGGCCCCACGCTGAAGAACGAGCGCCAATCGCAGGCACATTTCGATGCACTGGTAGCAGCCACCCCGTCCCACAAACCAACGGAGAGAGAGGCGCTAAACCGCCGCCTGCTTGCCCTGCTACAAGACGAAGGGATAAACGGGACGATAACAGGCTGCGATTCCTGA
- a CDS encoding response regulator, with the protein MPLESDDISKPLIAIVDDDPILRLSVSALLSKRARVMTGTNAHDARRIMLEHKPSLVLLDDIMPGGPTGLSFLEQIKDDPVLSAIPVVMVTASDKKEEMLRGLTAGAVDYVPKPVTSEALLRVVERILARKQNRVILCLRDRAFESAITARLAGLNCIVFGSGDGGQGGMDSLQKESAIVVFDAESLSRDEALRLAKTYPASRFLCLAKDGEVGGQDNAVPTLSVMPFTKDENDVIKRIGLLLAAQRKLA; encoded by the coding sequence ATGCCTCTAGAGTCGGACGATATATCCAAGCCCCTGATCGCCATTGTCGATGATGATCCTATTCTTCGTTTGTCGGTTTCCGCGCTTCTATCAAAGCGGGCGCGGGTGATGACGGGCACAAACGCGCATGACGCGCGGCGCATCATGTTAGAGCACAAACCCTCCCTCGTGCTGCTGGATGACATTATGCCGGGCGGGCCGACGGGGCTTAGCTTTCTTGAACAAATTAAGGATGATCCCGTTTTGTCCGCGATCCCCGTTGTGATGGTGACCGCCAGCGATAAAAAAGAAGAGATGCTGCGCGGCCTTACGGCGGGGGCTGTTGATTATGTCCCCAAACCCGTGACAAGCGAGGCTCTTTTGCGTGTGGTTGAGCGCATCTTGGCGCGTAAGCAAAACCGCGTGATCCTGTGTTTGCGTGACCGTGCGTTCGAGTCCGCCATCACCGCGCGGTTGGCAGGGCTGAATTGTATTGTGTTTGGCTCTGGCGATGGGGGACAGGGGGGCATGGATTCCTTGCAAAAAGAATCCGCCATTGTTGTCTTTGATGCGGAGTCCCTCTCGCGTGATGAAGCGTTGCGTCTGGCTAAGACGTATCCCGCCAGTCGCTTTTTATGCCTTGCCAAGGATGGCGAGGTGGGGGGGCAAGACAACGCTGTCCCCACGCTTTCCGTGATGCCTTTCACAAAAGACGAAAACGATGTGATCAAGCGCATCGGCCTTTTGTTGGCGGCGCAAAGAAAGCTTGCCTAA
- a CDS encoding TolC family outer membrane protein → MRLGSFVVAGLLVSSLAQPAFAVTQTLQDAMAGAYRSNPDLQAARAKLRATDEQVSQALSGWRPSVDAVAGAGASRQKIASGPLAGDESLSPSDVGIRVTQPVFRGFRTEAAVKAAEANVLAGRAQLKEAEQQLLFEAATAYLDVAQSQTVLDLTINNEDILRKQLEETTGRFDVGEVTKTDVSQSEARLSAAIAARTRAEGALANDRATFLRLVGDQAGVLAPAKLVLDFPHSADEAATMAVKNNPSVLAALHGQDAAEAGVTAAEGSLLPEIALVGDVSRGWEQSIMQSHRQDDATIMARLTIPLYRSGADYAKTRAARQTVTQTRLELEGARHKARELAVRAWQNLLTARAAITAHKSEGEATALALRGVQEERKAGTRTTLDVLNAEQEMLNAKVNLVKAEHDEALAILQIKAAVGALTAEALALRVEVYQPSTHYDEVRGKWIGFGASQK, encoded by the coding sequence ATGCGTCTTGGCTCTTTTGTCGTTGCAGGATTGCTTGTCTCCTCCTTGGCTCAACCGGCGTTTGCGGTAACGCAGACGCTGCAAGACGCTATGGCGGGGGCTTATCGCAGCAATCCTGATCTGCAGGCGGCCAGAGCCAAGCTTCGTGCCACGGATGAACAAGTGTCTCAGGCCTTAAGCGGCTGGCGGCCTAGTGTAGACGCTGTGGCGGGCGCGGGCGCTTCTCGTCAAAAAATCGCCAGTGGCCCCCTAGCGGGGGATGAGTCTTTATCGCCAAGCGATGTGGGTATTCGCGTGACGCAGCCCGTGTTTCGTGGCTTTCGCACGGAGGCTGCTGTCAAGGCTGCTGAGGCGAACGTGCTGGCGGGCCGCGCCCAGTTGAAAGAGGCCGAACAGCAGCTTCTTTTTGAGGCGGCTACGGCGTACCTAGACGTTGCGCAAAGCCAGACTGTTCTTGATCTGACAATTAACAACGAAGACATTTTGCGCAAGCAGCTAGAGGAAACGACGGGACGCTTTGATGTCGGTGAGGTCACCAAGACGGATGTCTCCCAATCCGAAGCCCGCCTAAGTGCGGCGATTGCGGCGCGTACAAGGGCCGAAGGCGCTTTGGCCAATGATCGCGCCACTTTTTTGCGCTTGGTCGGGGATCAGGCGGGCGTGTTGGCTCCCGCCAAACTGGTTTTGGATTTTCCGCACAGCGCGGATGAGGCCGCCACGATGGCTGTCAAAAACAACCCGTCCGTTCTAGCGGCGTTGCATGGACAGGATGCGGCTGAAGCCGGCGTGACGGCGGCGGAAGGCAGCTTGCTGCCTGAAATTGCGTTGGTGGGCGATGTCTCGCGCGGGTGGGAGCAAAGCATTATGCAATCGCACCGGCAGGACGACGCGACGATTATGGCGCGCCTGACCATTCCCCTTTATCGCTCTGGCGCGGATTATGCCAAAACGCGTGCTGCACGGCAGACCGTGACGCAAACGCGTCTTGAGCTGGAAGGCGCACGTCATAAAGCGCGTGAGCTAGCGGTTCGGGCATGGCAAAACCTGTTGACGGCACGGGCCGCTATTACAGCGCATAAAAGCGAAGGCGAGGCGACAGCGCTGGCGCTGCGCGGCGTTCAGGAGGAAAGAAAAGCGGGCACGCGCACAACCCTTGACGTGTTGAACGCCGAGCAAGAGATGTTGAATGCCAAGGTTAACCTTGTGAAGGCCGAGCATGATGAGGCCTTGGCCATTTTACAGATCAAGGCCGCCGTTGGCGCGTTGACGGCTGAGGCGCTTGCGCTGCGCGTTGAGGTCTATCAACCTTCCACGCACTATGATGAGGTGCGCGGCAAATGGATTGGTTTTGGCGCGTCCCAGAAATAA
- a CDS encoding DUF2892 domain-containing protein → MTVERAVMLLAGSVVLLGIVLSVLVSPWWQLLPFFVSINMIQFVFTGFCPAAIVLKKLGLKSAPLFSE, encoded by the coding sequence ATGACTGTTGAACGCGCTGTGATGTTGCTCGCTGGCTCTGTTGTTCTGCTTGGCATTGTTTTGTCCGTCTTGGTCAGTCCTTGGTGGCAGCTTCTGCCCTTCTTTGTCTCGATCAATATGATCCAGTTTGTGTTTACTGGTTTTTGTCCGGCCGCGATTGTGCTCAAGAAGCTTGGGCTTAAGTCCGCGCCTCTCTTTTCAGAATAA
- a CDS encoding metalloregulator ArsR/SmtB family transcription factor encodes MNINTQEFGQQAGRVAALMKSLSNAHRLMILCRLHEGECSVGTLEKTLGINQSSLSQHLARLRKDAIVATRRESQTIYYRLLDDHAGRVVKQLYSLYCPSKPPTKRKRS; translated from the coding sequence ATGAATATAAACACACAAGAGTTCGGGCAGCAGGCGGGCCGCGTCGCGGCCTTGATGAAAAGCCTTTCAAACGCACACAGGCTTATGATTTTGTGCCGTTTGCATGAAGGCGAATGCTCGGTGGGCACGCTTGAAAAGACGCTCGGCATCAATCAGTCCTCTTTATCACAGCATTTGGCGCGTTTGCGGAAAGATGCTATCGTGGCCACGCGGCGTGAGTCGCAAACGATCTATTATCGGCTTCTGGACGATCATGCAGGTCGCGTGGTTAAGCAGCTATATTCTCTTTATTGTCCCTCTAAACCCCCAACAAAAAGGAAACGATCATGA
- a CDS encoding efflux RND transporter periplasmic adaptor subunit → MNRFILFASLSLTLFASGAQAQEFTVHPSMVDDLKAVIATIESVREVQARARINGTLSLVTVKEGDHVKAGDRIAVVGDPKLAIKGQGLDARILGAQSAYDKAKLDFARASELRQSGYGTQAKLDEARANLEIAQHNLDAAKSEKQEVAQQATEGAVLAPNAGRILTVPVSVGSVVMAGETIATLSQENYILRLDLPERHARFIQAGDTVQIGARGLGTQCTEAMKTGTVRLVYPEIKYGRVIADVTASDLGDYFVGERTRVYVATGQRAAMMVPQEYLFRRAGVSFLKLKGGNEIAVQAGTTQEDKVEILSGLNDGDVVVQP, encoded by the coding sequence ATGAATCGCTTTATTCTTTTTGCAAGTTTGTCGCTTACCCTTTTTGCTTCTGGTGCACAGGCGCAAGAGTTCACGGTTCATCCGTCGATGGTCGATGACCTTAAAGCCGTTATTGCGACCATTGAGTCCGTGCGTGAGGTTCAGGCCCGCGCCCGTATCAACGGCACGCTAAGCCTTGTTACCGTTAAAGAAGGGGATCACGTCAAGGCAGGCGACAGAATCGCCGTCGTGGGCGACCCCAAACTGGCCATCAAAGGTCAAGGGCTTGATGCCCGCATCTTGGGGGCACAATCCGCCTATGATAAAGCGAAGCTTGATTTCGCCCGCGCCAGCGAGCTTCGCCAATCGGGCTATGGCACGCAAGCCAAGCTGGATGAAGCCCGCGCCAATCTGGAAATAGCACAACACAATCTGGACGCTGCCAAGTCCGAGAAGCAAGAGGTCGCGCAGCAAGCCACAGAAGGCGCTGTTCTAGCCCCCAATGCCGGACGCATCCTAACCGTTCCCGTATCCGTTGGCAGCGTCGTGATGGCGGGGGAAACTATTGCCACGCTTTCCCAAGAAAATTACATTCTGCGCCTTGATCTGCCAGAGCGGCACGCGCGCTTTATCCAAGCGGGTGACACGGTTCAGATTGGCGCGCGAGGGCTGGGAACGCAATGCACCGAAGCCATGAAAACAGGGACGGTTCGCCTTGTTTATCCTGAAATCAAATACGGGCGGGTGATTGCGGATGTGACGGCCTCAGACCTTGGCGATTATTTCGTGGGCGAGCGCACACGCGTTTATGTCGCAACAGGGCAACGCGCCGCCATGATGGTTCCCCAAGAATACCTTTTTAGGCGCGCTGGCGTTTCCTTCCTGAAACTCAAGGGTGGAAATGAAATTGCCGTGCAGGCGGGGACAACGCAAGAAGACAAGGTCGAGATTCTCTCCGGCCTTAACGATGGCGATGTTGTGGTGCAACCATGA